The following proteins are co-located in the Pomacea canaliculata isolate SZHN2017 linkage group LG8, ASM307304v1, whole genome shotgun sequence genome:
- the LOC112570847 gene encoding histone H2B, gonadal yields the protein MAPKVSSKGAKKAGKAKAVRSGDKKKKRKRKESYAIYIYKVLKQVHPDTGISSKAMSIMNSFVNDIFERIAAEASRLAHYNKRSTITSREIQTAVRLLLPGELAKHAVSEGTKAVTKYTSSK from the coding sequence ATGGCTCCTAAAGTCAGTTCCAAAGGCGCGAAGAAAGCCGGTAAGGCCAAAGCCGTTCGCTCCggagataagaaaaagaagaggaagcgAAAGGAAAGCTATGCCATCTACATCTACAAGGTGTTGAAGCAGGTGCACCCCGACACAGGCATCAGCAGCAAGGCCATGTCCATCATGAACAGCTTCGTCAACGACATCTTCGAAAGAATCGCCGCCGAAGCTTCCCGCCTGGCTCACTACAACAAGCGCTCTACCATCACCAGCCGCGAGATCCAGACGGCTGTGCGCCTCTTGCTGCCAGGTGAGCTGGCCAAACACGCCGTGTCCGAGGGCACCAAGGCCGTCACCAAGTACACCAGCAGCAAATAA
- the LOC112570447 gene encoding histone H3-like codes for MSGRGKGGKGLGKGGAKRHRKVLRDNIQGITKPAIRRLARRGGVKRISGLIYEETRGVLKVFLENVIRDAVTYTEHAKRKTVTAMDVVYALKRQGRTLYGFGANLLADFQVCWSRRVDFERKTFAMARTKQTARKSTGGKAPRKQLATKAARKSAPATGGVKKPHRYRPGTVALREIRRYQKSTELLIRKLPFQRLVREIAQDFKTDLRFQSSAVMALQEASEAYLVGLFEDTNLCAIHAKRVTIMPKDIQLARRIRGERA; via the exons ATGTCTGGTCGTGGTAAAGGTGGAAAGGGTTTGGGCAAAGGAGGCGCCAAGCGTCACCGCAAAGTTCTGCGTGACAACATCCAGGGTATCACCAAGCCTGCCATTCGTCGTCTTGCACGCCGTGGTGGTGTCAAACGTATTTCTGGTCTCATCTACGAGGAGACTCGTGGTGTTCTCAAGGTCTTCCTGGAGAATGTCATCCGTGACGCCGTCACCTACACCGAGCATGCCAAGAGAAAGACCGTCACCGCCATGGATGTTGTCTACGCCTTGAAACGCCAGGGTCGCACTCTGTATGGCTTTGGTG CTAATTTACTCGCTGACTTTCAAGTTTGCTGGTCTCGTCGAGTAGATTTTGAACGCAAGACATTTGCAATGGCACGTACCAAGCAAACCGCTCGTAAATCCACCGGAGGCAAGGCGCCTCGCAAACAGCTGGCCACCAAGGCCGCCCGCAAAAGCGCCCCAGCTACCGGAGGTGTGAAGAAGCCCCATCGTTACAGGCCAGGCACTGTCGCTCTTCGTGAAATTCGTCGTTACCAGAAGAGCACAGAGCTGCTGATCCGCAAACTGCCCTTCCAGCGTCTGGTGCGCGAGATTGCACAGGACTTCAAGACCGATCTGCGTTTCCAGAGCTCTGCCGTCATGGCTCTGCAGGAGGCTAGCGAGGCTTACCTGGTGGGTCTGTTTGAGGACACCAACCTGTGCGCCATTCACGCCAAGCGTGTCACCATCATGCCCAAGGACATCCAGCTGGCCCGCCGTATCCGCGGTGAGCGCGCATAA
- the LOC112570651 gene encoding histone H2B, gonadal, which produces MAPKVSSKGAKKAGKAKAVRSGDKKKKRKRKESYAIYIYKVLKQVHPDTGISSKAMSIMNSFVNDIFERIAAEASRLAHYNKRSTITSREIQTAVRLLLPGELAKHAVSEGTKAVTKYTSSK; this is translated from the coding sequence ATGGCTCCTAAAGTCAGTTCCAAAGGCGCGAAGAAAGCCGGCAAGGCCAAAGCCGTTCGCTCCggagataagaaaaagaagaggaagcgAAAGGAAAGCTATGCCATCTACATCTACAAGGTGTTAAAGCAGGTGCACCCGGACACTGGCATCAGCAGCAAGGCCATGTCCATCATGAACAGCTTCGTCAACGACATCTTCGAAAGAATCGCCGCCGAAGCTTCCCGCCTGGCTCACTACAACAAGCGCTCTACCATCACCAGCCGCGAGATCCAGACGGCTGTGCGCCTCTTGCTGCCAGGTGAGCTGGCCAAGCACGCCGTGTCCGAGGGCACCAAGGCCGTCACCAAGTACACCAGCAGCAAATAA
- the LOC112569969 gene encoding histone H2A — protein MSGRGKGGKVKGKSKSRSSRAGLQFPVGRIHRLLRKGNYAERVGAGAPVYLAAVLEYLAAEVLELAGNAARDNKKTRIIPRHLQLAIRNDEELNKLLSGVTIAQGGVLPNIQAVLLPKKTQKPPSGGK, from the coding sequence ATGTCTGGCCGTGGCAAGGGAGGCAAAGTGAAGGGAAAGAGCAAGAGTCGCTCTTCTCGCGCCGGTCTACAGTTCCCTGTGGGACGCATCCATCGTCTGCTTCGCAAAGGCAACTATGCCGAGCGCGTGGGTGCAGGAGCTCCCGTGTACCTGGCTGCCGTGCTGGAGTACCTGGCTGCTGAGGTGTTGGAGTTGGCTGGCAACGCCGCTCGCGACAACAAGAAGACGAGAATCATCCCCCGTCACCTGCAGCTGGCCATCCGCAACGACGAGGAGTTGAACAAGCTTCTGTCCGGCGTCACCATCGCGCAAGGTGGTGTGCTGCCCAACATCCAGGCCGTCCTCCTCCCCAAGAAAACCCAGAAGCCGCCAAGCGGTGGCAAATAG